One genomic window of Paeniglutamicibacter sp. Y32M11 includes the following:
- a CDS encoding XRE family transcriptional regulator codes for MNKDALSRALNGQRNFSATELAALAKTLKVSLSWLITGDPGPDGSTTPHSVDSPGRIDRLAQAMAFPAGAYREVGLSTSAVTSIGDGISAEHAARMVARKLRTALGPRFVDDLAGAVEGAFGIGVFVVAEGPAFDARAMSDANVTYIVVRATGAWYQANLVLARELGELLAERHTDLAVRGHAAELWARRFAMELLLPEARLRSIDFNRQTPRELATFLWDAGVSAKALARRLSSLGIHRGPAMVHADEGTLQLLVWQDPDCLSHRRAGAFRAPRIPADLYAAHLTAMRQGLVDGTSLAWMLDTPLAEL; via the coding sequence ATGAATAAGGATGCGTTGAGTAGGGCGCTGAACGGGCAGCGAAACTTCAGCGCGACGGAGCTGGCGGCCTTGGCCAAGACCTTGAAAGTCTCGCTGAGCTGGCTGATTACCGGGGATCCAGGCCCAGATGGAAGTACAACTCCTCATTCGGTCGATTCGCCGGGGCGAATCGACCGGCTGGCTCAGGCCATGGCTTTTCCCGCTGGCGCGTATCGGGAGGTGGGGCTGTCTACCTCCGCCGTGACCAGCATCGGTGATGGAATCTCCGCAGAACACGCTGCAAGGATGGTGGCACGGAAACTGCGCACGGCGCTCGGGCCGCGGTTTGTTGATGATTTGGCAGGTGCCGTGGAGGGTGCCTTTGGTATCGGGGTATTTGTGGTTGCCGAGGGGCCGGCATTTGATGCACGGGCGATGAGTGATGCCAACGTGACCTACATCGTGGTGCGGGCCACCGGGGCGTGGTATCAGGCCAATCTGGTGCTGGCGCGCGAGCTGGGTGAGTTGTTGGCCGAACGGCACACGGACCTCGCCGTGCGGGGACATGCCGCGGAACTTTGGGCGCGACGTTTCGCCATGGAACTGCTCCTGCCCGAAGCCCGCCTACGATCCATCGACTTCAACCGGCAGACTCCGCGGGAACTGGCGACTTTCCTGTGGGATGCGGGGGTGTCGGCCAAGGCGCTGGCCCGGCGGCTGTCATCGTTGGGCATCCACCGCGGGCCGGCCATGGTGCATGCCGACGAAGGCACCTTGCAGCTGCTGGTGTGGCAAGATCCGGACTGCCTCAGCCACCGCCGAGCCGGAGCTTTTCGAGCCCCGCGGATCCCCGCAGACCTCTATGCCGCCCACCTGACCGCAATGCGTCAGGGGTTGGTGGATGGAACATCGCTGGCCTGGATGCTTGACACTCCACTGGCCGAACTCTGA
- a CDS encoding efflux RND transporter permease subunit — protein sequence MHRLAALSLGNRALIALITVFVAVFGVITMGQLKQELIPALEFPRISVVATQSGATPEVIDKQVAQPLEGALQAVEALESSSSTSQSGFTTISLSFAYGTDLDRARAQVDKAISNIKSTLPEDVDPTAFAGSISDFPIVYLAVSGGENINALRSDVQRLVLPKLSKLDGVRTAEVSGGTAQHIAVLPDQAKLAAQGLSINDLKTVIEEGSGLMPVGRMNTDGLDLPVTSGSQIDSLAAVKSLPVRGSAGVSELSELAKISLADDTATSITRTNGVETLAVSVTKKPAGDTVGISHAVAALLPELSTQLGADASFTTVFDQAPFIEQSIHDLTVEGLLGLGFAVIVILIFLLSVRSTLVTAISIPLSLLVTFIGLRAGGYSLNMLTLGALTISIGRVVDDSIVVIENIKRHLSYGEEKSTAILNAVREVATAVTAATLTTVAVFLPVALVGGMAGELFRPFALTVTIALVASLLVSLTIVPVLAYWFLGHSRPGAQNVQAARLAAEKKEAASWLQRGYAPVLRSTQRHPVITLASAVVLLGLTVLMVPLVPTNLLGGTGQNTFSVTQKLPAGSSLDTTMKAATPVEEALRTVHGVKDVQLTAGNPSGGFSAFQTGGSNTASFTVMTDADQDQEAIQAAARAVIDPLAGEGEISLSASEGGMGGSTDITVQIGAPTPELLRDATDLTRKAMTGITGATSVSDNLSTAGPQVSITIDRTKAATAGLSEAQIGALSAGTISPVPAGTVRLGYTDFPVLIGEGTKLTDLDQLRQLKLPVPGGTITLGEVASVERSQTPATITSSNGDRIATVSITPGENDLGSVSTEVTQRLDVLNLPEGTTAELGGAATEQAESFAQLYLALLAAIAIVYVVMVATFKSLIQPLILLVSIPFAATGAIGLLLLTGVPLGLPSLIGMLMLVGIVVTNAIVLIDLINQYRKPHAGHPAMNLTDAIHHGARQRLRPILMTALATIFALIPMALGLTGGGGFISKPLAVVVIGGLVSSTALTLILVPVLYFLIEGAKERGAARRAAKHSTPDGSGPGAAAAVTVNATAQVAGQPSEPTPELLRAMNEAETTPAPSTAGPSRPRTSAATPASSANSRDEAQDELINPATGMIPLTRKERKEVEEGFRAKHKAD from the coding sequence ATGCATCGGCTGGCCGCACTTTCCCTGGGCAACCGCGCCCTCATCGCCCTGATCACGGTGTTTGTCGCGGTTTTCGGCGTCATCACCATGGGCCAGCTCAAGCAGGAGCTCATTCCCGCGCTCGAGTTCCCACGGATTTCGGTGGTGGCTACCCAGAGTGGCGCCACCCCGGAGGTCATCGATAAGCAGGTGGCCCAGCCCCTTGAAGGTGCGCTGCAGGCGGTAGAGGCATTGGAATCATCCTCTTCCACTTCCCAAAGCGGCTTCACCACCATTTCGCTCTCCTTCGCCTACGGCACGGATCTTGACCGCGCCCGAGCCCAGGTGGACAAGGCCATCTCCAATATCAAGTCCACTCTTCCCGAAGACGTTGATCCCACCGCCTTCGCCGGCTCCATCTCCGATTTCCCCATCGTCTATTTGGCGGTCTCCGGCGGGGAGAACATCAATGCCCTGCGTTCGGATGTGCAACGCCTAGTCTTGCCCAAACTTTCCAAGCTCGATGGGGTGCGTACCGCCGAAGTTTCCGGCGGCACCGCCCAGCATATTGCCGTGCTTCCGGATCAGGCCAAGCTCGCCGCACAGGGATTAAGCATCAACGATCTGAAAACCGTCATCGAGGAAGGCTCCGGGCTGATGCCCGTGGGCCGAATGAACACTGATGGCCTGGACCTGCCGGTGACCTCCGGCTCGCAGATCGACTCACTCGCCGCCGTGAAGTCCCTTCCGGTGCGGGGCTCTGCCGGCGTGAGTGAGCTTTCCGAGCTGGCCAAGATCTCCTTGGCCGATGACACGGCCACCTCCATCACCCGCACCAACGGCGTCGAGACCCTGGCCGTCTCGGTCACCAAGAAGCCAGCCGGGGACACCGTGGGCATTTCTCACGCGGTGGCGGCGCTGCTTCCGGAACTTAGCACCCAGCTCGGGGCAGATGCCAGCTTCACCACGGTCTTTGACCAGGCCCCGTTCATCGAACAATCCATCCACGACCTCACCGTGGAGGGACTGCTGGGACTGGGCTTCGCGGTGATCGTCATCCTGATCTTCCTCCTCTCGGTGCGCTCCACCCTGGTCACCGCCATCTCCATCCCGCTCTCCCTCTTGGTGACGTTTATTGGATTGCGCGCCGGCGGCTACTCGCTGAACATGCTCACCCTGGGCGCGCTGACCATCTCCATCGGCCGCGTGGTGGATGACTCCATCGTGGTCATCGAAAACATCAAACGGCATCTGAGCTACGGCGAAGAAAAATCCACGGCCATCCTCAATGCGGTGCGTGAGGTAGCCACCGCCGTGACCGCAGCGACGCTGACCACCGTGGCGGTCTTCTTGCCCGTGGCTCTGGTCGGCGGCATGGCCGGGGAACTTTTCCGCCCCTTCGCCCTCACCGTCACCATCGCCCTCGTAGCCTCCCTCTTGGTCTCGCTGACCATCGTTCCGGTGCTGGCCTACTGGTTCCTAGGTCACAGCCGACCCGGGGCACAGAATGTTCAGGCCGCCAGGCTCGCGGCGGAAAAGAAGGAAGCCGCATCCTGGCTACAGCGTGGTTATGCCCCGGTGCTGCGCTCCACCCAGCGCCATCCGGTGATCACTCTGGCCTCCGCGGTGGTGCTGCTGGGCCTTACCGTCTTGATGGTCCCGCTGGTGCCCACCAACCTCTTGGGCGGCACCGGGCAAAACACGTTCTCCGTGACCCAGAAGCTCCCTGCCGGTTCCTCGCTGGATACCACCATGAAGGCAGCTACTCCGGTGGAGGAAGCCCTCCGTACGGTTCACGGCGTGAAGGACGTCCAGCTGACCGCCGGGAATCCATCGGGTGGATTCTCTGCCTTCCAAACCGGTGGCAGCAATACTGCCAGTTTCACCGTGATGACCGATGCCGATCAAGATCAGGAAGCGATCCAGGCCGCTGCCCGCGCGGTCATCGATCCGCTGGCTGGTGAGGGTGAAATTTCCCTCTCCGCGTCGGAGGGCGGCATGGGCGGATCGACCGACATTACCGTGCAGATTGGCGCCCCCACCCCGGAGCTGCTCCGTGATGCCACGGATCTCACCCGCAAGGCCATGACCGGCATCACCGGCGCCACGTCCGTGAGCGATAACCTCTCCACCGCCGGCCCGCAGGTATCCATCACGATCGATCGGACCAAGGCCGCTACGGCAGGGCTCTCCGAGGCCCAGATTGGCGCCCTGAGCGCCGGCACCATCTCCCCGGTTCCCGCCGGCACGGTGCGCCTGGGGTACACCGATTTCCCCGTGCTGATCGGCGAGGGCACCAAACTCACCGATCTTGACCAATTACGTCAACTGAAGCTGCCGGTACCCGGAGGTACGATCACCCTCGGTGAGGTGGCGAGCGTGGAACGCAGCCAAACCCCGGCCACCATCACCTCCTCCAATGGGGACCGGATCGCCACGGTATCCATCACCCCGGGGGAAAATGACCTGGGCAGCGTGTCCACCGAGGTCACCCAGCGGCTGGATGTGCTGAATTTGCCCGAGGGCACCACCGCGGAACTCGGCGGCGCCGCCACCGAACAGGCCGAATCCTTCGCCCAGCTCTATCTGGCACTCCTGGCGGCCATCGCCATTGTGTATGTGGTGATGGTGGCAACGTTCAAGTCGCTGATCCAGCCGCTGATCCTGCTGGTATCCATCCCGTTTGCCGCCACCGGCGCCATCGGGCTGCTGTTGCTCACGGGCGTGCCGCTGGGCCTGCCCTCGCTGATCGGCATGTTGATGCTGGTGGGCATCGTGGTCACCAACGCGATTGTGCTCATCGATTTGATCAACCAGTACCGCAAGCCCCACGCCGGGCATCCGGCAATGAATCTCACCGATGCGATCCACCACGGCGCCAGGCAGCGTCTGCGCCCGATCCTCATGACGGCGTTGGCCACCATCTTCGCCCTGATCCCGATGGCGTTGGGACTCACCGGTGGTGGCGGGTTCATCTCCAAGCCACTGGCCGTGGTGGTCATCGGCGGGTTGGTCTCCTCCACAGCGCTGACGCTGATCCTGGTTCCGGTGCTCTACTTCCTCATTGAGGGTGCGAAGGAACGCGGGGCCGCCCGCCGTGCCGCGAAGCATTCGACTCCCGATGGGTCCGGTCCTGGGGCAGCCGCCGCGGTGACGGTCAACGCCACGGCCCAGGTCGCGGGTCAGCCCAGCGAGCCGACACCCGAACTGCTTCGGGCCATGAACGAGGCCGAGACGACGCCGGCGCCAAGCACGGCAGGTCCCTCGCGTCCACGCACCAGCGCCGCCACTCCCGCCAGCTCCGCCAATTCACGGGACGAGGCACAGGACGAGTTGATCAATCCGGCCACCGGCATGATCCCACTGACCCGCAAGGAGCGTAAGGAAGTCGAAGAGGGATTCCGGGCCAAGCACAAGGCTGATTAG
- a CDS encoding pyridoxamine 5'-phosphate oxidase family protein, whose product MRTGKSPAAKANEYCTLGLLATVPRATYAQDMDKEQIHTDVENLEPNQSLELLRAVSLGHLAVSHDDMPQIFPINFTVDHGSVIFRTGPGTKLEILRAQPHVAFQADGVNAETGVAWSVMIQGRAELFAGIEETLDSFNLMLFPWESGPKDQFVRIVPDSMTGRRFKVADPLTWWKHMRHG is encoded by the coding sequence ATGCGCACCGGCAAGAGCCCCGCGGCCAAGGCGAACGAATACTGCACCCTCGGACTTCTGGCCACGGTGCCCCGCGCGACGTACGCTCAAGACATGGACAAGGAACAGATACACACGGACGTCGAAAACCTTGAACCGAACCAATCTCTGGAGCTGCTTCGAGCCGTTTCACTCGGTCATCTTGCCGTCAGTCACGATGACATGCCACAGATCTTCCCCATCAATTTCACCGTGGACCATGGGTCGGTCATTTTCCGCACCGGCCCCGGGACAAAACTAGAAATTTTGCGCGCCCAACCCCACGTTGCCTTCCAAGCGGACGGCGTCAACGCGGAAACTGGTGTCGCCTGGTCGGTCATGATCCAGGGTCGGGCCGAACTCTTCGCGGGGATCGAGGAAACACTCGATTCCTTCAATCTCATGCTCTTCCCCTGGGAATCTGGCCCCAAGGACCAGTTCGTGCGCATTGTCCCCGACTCGATGACCGGTCGTCGCTTTAAGGTTGCCGACCCGCTGACCTGGTGGAAGCACATGCGCCACGGCTAA
- a CDS encoding ABC transporter permease: MKAKSTLALARLSHRRTGEPAVGESAQLPGARPGFGAAIAFELTKLWAVRSTRITLAVMVLGQLSMAWLLSFSAKASGDNGYEAVMPAPFIALVCLNLAQLFIATVAALSITSEYSNGTIISSLQAVPVRTRLLGAKAAVLLMLGFVSGVALVGAGTLIAAPVAAQYGRFTIGELLLALVGGGVYLGLLAVMMLAIGVLLRSTAGAISSAFVLLFGLPQILPLFALHWLQALVSYLPTTAGQVLGTGVLEPYGTGTAALILVIWAGVLLGARMWVFHRRDA, encoded by the coding sequence ATGAAGGCGAAATCGACGTTGGCGCTGGCTCGGCTGTCCCATCGGAGAACGGGCGAGCCGGCTGTAGGGGAGTCGGCGCAGCTGCCGGGAGCGCGGCCGGGGTTCGGAGCAGCCATCGCCTTTGAGCTGACCAAATTGTGGGCGGTGCGCTCCACGCGCATCACGCTGGCGGTGATGGTTCTTGGGCAACTTTCCATGGCATGGCTGCTGAGCTTCTCCGCAAAGGCCAGCGGGGATAACGGTTATGAAGCGGTGATGCCCGCCCCGTTCATCGCCCTGGTGTGCCTGAATTTGGCTCAGTTGTTCATCGCCACCGTGGCGGCCCTGAGTATCACCTCCGAGTATTCCAACGGAACGATCATCTCCTCGCTGCAGGCCGTGCCGGTGCGCACCCGGCTCCTGGGGGCCAAGGCGGCTGTGCTATTGATGCTCGGCTTCGTTTCCGGTGTGGCACTGGTGGGCGCCGGAACGCTGATTGCCGCACCCGTAGCCGCGCAGTACGGGCGCTTCACCATCGGTGAGCTGTTGCTGGCCTTAGTTGGCGGCGGGGTGTATCTGGGGCTGCTTGCGGTCATGATGCTGGCCATCGGGGTCTTGTTACGTAGCACCGCCGGGGCCATATCCAGCGCCTTTGTTCTGCTCTTTGGGTTGCCGCAGATCCTGCCGCTGTTCGCCCTTCACTGGCTGCAAGCTCTGGTGTCCTATCTGCCGACAACCGCCGGACAGGTGCTGGGCACCGGGGTGCTCGAGCCCTATGGCACGGGAACCGCGGCCCTGATCTTGGTAATTTGGGCCGGTGTTCTGCTGGGAGCAAGGATGTGGGTGTTTCATCGTCGGGATGCTTAG
- a CDS encoding ATP-binding cassette domain-containing protein has product MITLENLSKSFGSTLAVDSLSVEVAAGKVTGFLGPNGAGKTTSMRMLLGLDAPSGGRALINGVSYGQLAAPLRTVGALLEPRTGHRGQRADSHLCGLARSNSIPVSRVRGVLEEVGLAEAAKRRIGTFSLGMRQRLGIAAALLGDPEVLIFDEPVNGLDADGVAWIRGLMRAKAASGATVFVSSHLMSEMQSTADHLVVIGRGKLLADESMENVLAASAQNSLIVASPQAGELATALQRAGYTVVAASEGRLKVIGASPEVVGGIAHTMGVRINELGVRQASLEQAYTELTAQSLDYVPTRIGESS; this is encoded by the coding sequence ATGATCACCTTAGAGAACCTGAGCAAGAGCTTCGGGTCCACGCTGGCCGTTGACTCGCTGAGCGTTGAGGTAGCGGCGGGGAAGGTCACCGGGTTTCTGGGACCGAACGGGGCGGGGAAGACCACCAGCATGCGGATGCTGCTGGGCCTTGATGCACCCAGTGGCGGGCGGGCGCTGATCAACGGGGTCAGTTATGGCCAACTGGCGGCGCCGCTGCGCACCGTCGGTGCACTGCTCGAGCCGCGGACCGGGCACCGCGGGCAGCGGGCGGATTCGCACCTATGTGGGTTGGCGCGCAGCAATTCGATCCCGGTGAGCCGGGTGAGAGGAGTGCTCGAGGAGGTGGGGCTCGCGGAGGCGGCGAAGCGGCGCATCGGAACCTTTTCGCTCGGCATGCGCCAGCGGTTAGGGATCGCCGCCGCGCTGCTGGGGGACCCGGAAGTGCTCATCTTCGACGAGCCGGTGAACGGGTTGGACGCCGATGGCGTCGCCTGGATCCGTGGCCTTATGCGCGCGAAGGCGGCGAGCGGGGCGACGGTGTTTGTGTCCAGTCACTTGATGAGTGAGATGCAGTCCACGGCCGACCATCTGGTGGTGATCGGGCGCGGGAAGTTGCTGGCGGACGAGTCGATGGAGAACGTGTTGGCCGCCAGTGCACAGAACTCGCTCATCGTCGCCTCCCCGCAGGCGGGCGAACTTGCCACCGCGCTTCAGCGGGCTGGCTACACGGTGGTGGCCGCCTCAGAGGGCCGGCTTAAGGTCATCGGCGCGAGCCCGGAAGTGGTTGGTGGCATCGCACACACGATGGGTGTGCGGATCAATGAATTGGGTGTGCGCCAAGCGTCGTTGGAACAGGCTTACACGGAGCTGACGGCACAGAGTCTTGACTATGTGCCAACACGGATCGGGGAATCATCATGA
- a CDS encoding HNH endonuclease signature motif containing protein, whose protein sequence is MAESLAEGDTKNTTKLFEQISDELDEAGSTPTPKEIRNKTGISVTKRTRYFTYFTACMLNADAEVFLSHFAESDNARTLAGNRKAIAAASTVPVPATVPDHTSSAAQADGRDYQEAGTAENAKTSTETDTTTDTDTVNATPENLESHPEPAPGSPPAKGTDDNPTQDSLFPPPEAPDGPDWFEHPATAETFDDPPPLESATIDQEPTPAQRHLQTLLNLMRTPRPSAKGATGLPTSKLFVYITLEVLLGMARGAGWSAHGLEISVTELRQRLTEFGFIPIVLGGDGQILDYGRERRFPPESMKEAIRARDRGCIKPDCTVPPEHCDLHHIEPWSDGGTTSVWNLGMFCPSEHRGADKGDFEVVMKNGVPWVKLAPFEDPEQLPRRNNHWQGEQPPLF, encoded by the coding sequence GTGGCAGAGTCACTCGCTGAGGGAGATACGAAGAACACCACCAAGCTTTTCGAGCAGATCAGCGATGAGCTCGACGAAGCCGGCTCCACCCCCACGCCCAAGGAAATCCGTAACAAGACCGGCATCTCCGTTACCAAGCGCACCCGGTATTTCACCTACTTCACCGCTTGCATGCTCAATGCCGACGCAGAGGTTTTCCTTTCCCACTTCGCCGAGTCCGACAACGCTCGCACGCTGGCCGGAAACCGTAAGGCCATCGCCGCGGCATCCACAGTCCCAGTCCCAGCCACAGTCCCAGATCACACTTCCTCGGCTGCTCAGGCCGACGGCCGGGACTACCAGGAGGCCGGCACGGCAGAGAACGCAAAGACCTCTACCGAAACCGATACGACCACCGACACCGACACCGTAAATGCAACCCCTGAGAACCTCGAATCTCACCCTGAACCGGCACCCGGCTCTCCTCCAGCCAAAGGCACCGACGACAACCCAACTCAGGATTCCTTGTTCCCGCCACCAGAAGCGCCAGACGGTCCCGATTGGTTCGAACACCCGGCCACTGCGGAAACCTTCGATGACCCACCGCCGCTGGAATCCGCGACCATCGACCAGGAGCCAACTCCAGCCCAGCGGCACCTGCAAACTCTGCTGAATCTCATGCGCACCCCGAGGCCTTCGGCCAAGGGTGCCACCGGCCTACCGACCTCAAAGCTCTTCGTCTACATCACGCTGGAAGTGCTCCTCGGTATGGCCCGCGGCGCCGGATGGAGCGCACACGGACTGGAAATTTCGGTCACCGAATTGCGCCAACGCCTGACCGAGTTTGGATTCATTCCCATCGTCCTCGGCGGTGATGGCCAGATTTTGGACTACGGGCGAGAGCGCCGATTCCCGCCCGAGTCTATGAAGGAGGCGATCCGTGCCCGCGATCGCGGCTGCATCAAGCCTGACTGCACCGTCCCGCCGGAGCACTGCGATCTCCACCACATCGAGCCCTGGTCCGATGGCGGAACCACGAGCGTGTGGAACTTGGGGATGTTCTGCCCCTCCGAGCACCGCGGCGCCGACAAAGGCGATTTTGAGGTCGTCATGAAGAACGGTGTGCCGTGGGTGAAGCTTGCCCCGTTCGAGGACCCCGAACAGCTGCCCCGCCGCAACAACCACTGGCAGGGCGAACAGCCCCCGCTCTTCTGA
- a CDS encoding MFS transporter, producing MDIQPPRNPEIAKQIPVRWRAVAGIVGFLAIVELTSGILQGYYTPLMTDIARHLGIHDADVNWFEAAQLMVSALAVPLLASLGDIFGHKRMLLLSAVVTALASWAVVFSGSFTTFLIAWALQGFYAVWLPLEIAIVFSRARKLGVPGPMTRRAAGLLVGALELGVIAGALAGGALIGVFGGNLALTMTIPAVATTVCIGAVALGVPDDGARNGAKIDGGGFGYLAVGLLLLTSGLSFLRINGPASPLVWGCLVLGLLVLYVFYRHENKQRDPLIDFKVLFARSMWPVQLTAGLFGVSVLGAQIPMSTFARTDPAVNGYGLGLSASGVSIIIGAYVLALLIGALLFPLAARRAGTKRTLIAASFLVGLGYLLFLPLHDSLTQVLINMMIAGIGSGALVAALPAAAAAAAPFHRTGMATGLTNAVKTIGGSFASAIFGLALIGQVTGALSNGAAENFAAPLSGYMVVWVICGGTAIVCAVILFAVPRDALEDARS from the coding sequence ATGGACATCCAACCGCCAAGGAACCCGGAAATCGCCAAGCAAATACCGGTCCGTTGGCGCGCGGTGGCGGGCATCGTCGGATTCCTCGCCATCGTGGAACTGACCAGCGGCATCCTTCAGGGCTACTACACCCCACTGATGACCGATATTGCCCGACATTTGGGCATTCACGACGCGGATGTGAACTGGTTTGAGGCGGCTCAACTGATGGTTTCGGCCCTCGCCGTGCCCCTGCTGGCCTCACTGGGAGATATCTTTGGGCACAAGCGGATGCTGCTGCTCTCCGCCGTCGTCACGGCACTTGCCTCATGGGCGGTGGTGTTCTCCGGTTCGTTCACGACCTTCCTGATCGCCTGGGCGTTGCAGGGCTTTTATGCTGTGTGGCTGCCGCTGGAAATTGCCATCGTCTTCTCCCGCGCCCGCAAGCTGGGTGTACCCGGTCCCATGACCCGCCGCGCCGCTGGCCTGCTGGTGGGTGCCCTAGAACTTGGGGTGATCGCCGGCGCGCTGGCCGGTGGCGCGCTCATCGGCGTGTTTGGTGGGAATCTCGCCTTAACGATGACGATTCCCGCTGTTGCCACCACGGTGTGCATTGGGGCGGTGGCCCTGGGGGTGCCAGATGACGGGGCGCGCAATGGGGCCAAGATCGATGGTGGAGGATTCGGTTATCTGGCGGTAGGACTGTTGTTGCTGACCAGTGGTCTGAGCTTCCTACGGATCAACGGGCCGGCAAGTCCGCTGGTCTGGGGCTGCCTGGTGCTGGGGTTGCTTGTTCTTTATGTGTTCTATCGCCACGAAAACAAGCAACGCGATCCGCTGATTGACTTCAAGGTGCTCTTCGCTCGCTCCATGTGGCCGGTGCAACTCACCGCGGGACTCTTCGGAGTTTCGGTCCTCGGCGCGCAAATCCCGATGAGCACCTTTGCCCGCACCGACCCGGCGGTCAACGGCTACGGGCTGGGCCTGAGTGCTTCGGGAGTCTCGATCATCATCGGTGCCTACGTGTTGGCACTGCTGATCGGGGCGTTGCTCTTCCCGCTTGCGGCACGCCGGGCCGGTACCAAAAGAACCTTGATTGCCGCCAGCTTCTTGGTGGGTCTCGGCTACCTGCTCTTCCTGCCACTTCATGACTCACTGACGCAGGTGCTTATTAACATGATGATCGCCGGCATCGGCTCCGGTGCGTTGGTTGCCGCACTACCCGCGGCGGCCGCGGCCGCCGCGCCCTTCCACCGCACGGGCATGGCCACCGGGCTGACCAACGCGGTCAAAACCATCGGTGGCTCCTTCGCCTCGGCCATCTTTGGTTTGGCGCTGATTGGACAAGTGACCGGGGCACTCTCCAATGGAGCGGCCGAGAACTTCGCGGCTCCGCTGTCCGGATACATGGTGGTGTGGGTGATCTGCGGCGGAACCGCGATCGTCTGCGCCGTGATCCTGTTTGCCGTCCCGCGCGATGCGTTGGAGGACGCTCGTTCCTGA
- a CDS encoding LLM class flavin-dependent oxidoreductase, with protein sequence MQFGIFSVSDITRDPTTGKTPSEAQRIKDIVAIAKKTEEVGMDVVAIGEHHNRPFFSSSPTTTLAYIAAQTEKIILSTATTLITTNDPVKIAEDFAMLQHLADGRVDLVLGRGNTAPVYPWFGKNMQDSVNLTIENYNLLRRLWDEDTVNWEGKFRGPLQNFTSTPRPLDDVAPFVWHGSIRTPQIAEIAAYYGDGFFANNIFWPKEHYMQLINLYRERYEHYGHGRADQAMVGLGGQFFIRKNSQDAKNEFRPYFNNAPVYGHGPSMEDFTDQTPLTVGSPQEMIEKTLTFQEAFGNYHRQLFLVDHAGLPVKTVLEQLDLFGEEVLPTLRKELESRTPADHPAPPTHANRVAARDAKLAAETTAAGSVNA encoded by the coding sequence ATGCAGTTCGGTATTTTCTCAGTCAGCGACATCACCCGCGATCCCACCACGGGCAAGACGCCGTCCGAGGCCCAGCGCATCAAGGACATCGTGGCCATCGCCAAGAAGACCGAAGAGGTCGGCATGGACGTCGTTGCCATCGGCGAACACCACAACCGCCCGTTCTTCTCATCCTCCCCCACCACCACGCTGGCCTACATCGCCGCGCAGACCGAGAAGATCATCCTCTCCACGGCCACCACGCTGATCACCACCAATGATCCGGTGAAGATCGCCGAGGACTTCGCGATGCTCCAGCACCTGGCCGACGGCCGTGTGGATCTGGTCCTCGGGCGCGGCAATACCGCCCCGGTCTACCCATGGTTTGGGAAGAACATGCAGGACTCGGTGAACCTGACGATAGAAAACTACAACCTGCTGCGCCGCCTTTGGGATGAGGACACGGTGAACTGGGAAGGCAAGTTCCGCGGACCCCTGCAAAACTTCACCTCCACCCCGCGTCCGCTCGACGACGTGGCTCCGTTTGTCTGGCATGGCTCGATCCGCACCCCGCAGATCGCCGAGATTGCTGCCTACTACGGAGACGGTTTCTTCGCCAACAACATCTTCTGGCCGAAGGAGCACTACATGCAGCTGATCAACCTCTACCGCGAACGCTATGAGCACTACGGCCACGGCCGTGCGGATCAGGCCATGGTGGGCCTGGGCGGACAGTTCTTCATCCGTAAGAACTCGCAGGATGCCAAGAATGAATTCCGTCCGTACTTCAACAACGCACCGGTCTACGGCCATGGTCCATCGATGGAAGACTTCACCGATCAGACCCCGCTAACCGTCGGCTCACCGCAGGAAATGATCGAAAAGACCCTCACCTTCCAGGAGGCGTTCGGCAACTACCACCGCCAGCTCTTCCTCGTTGACCACGCTGGCCTGCCGGTCAAGACCGTTCTGGAGCAGCTTGATCTCTTCGGTGAAGAGGTGTTGCCAACATTGCGGAAGGAACTTGAATCCCGCACTCCGGCTGATCACCCGGCACCGCCGACCCACGCCAACCGCGTTGCTGCCCGCGATGCGAAGCTCGCCGCCGAAACCACAGCGGCCGGGAGCGTTAATGCCTAA